One window of Diabrotica undecimpunctata isolate CICGRU chromosome 8, icDiaUnde3, whole genome shotgun sequence genomic DNA carries:
- the LOC140447817 gene encoding E3 ubiquitin-protein ligase rfwd3.L-like codes for MLSQNIPDLQPLNDDDEMTQSTVSLSGSSCDQNLVKPTDETNVETEHTKNKDDDDDDGSLCPICLDNWTNSGDRRICALKCGHVFCYKCVYRWLDTQQQKSCPTCKKPASKSEIRLIYAKKLIAIDNSELEIMKERLYVTTEEKNRLQVDLANYVTREGILKQEISTLRTQIVELSKNRVQSCSDSMYNKKYEPDKRPIKLYTDKSLEICRHSGCRVFDTNTQIDLIIASSKSPIDLFSGFGIKKVDMSTYKPLAFIPLHSQQIRDVRFHPVNRSVLTASMDKSFRIVDIHSNIVISSSTLNMPLWSTCWDSKDPNLFYIGTQTGSVLKYDIRNFQEPVCTLSVPGDMSPVVSIASIPPTPEERFPCGALILCKLNSLWLFEDCRNDYKRDALPLSGPFISMKYNSSLKQLLVSSRPNNVVSHTRHSVFTLNKTSEGEVVCNTTHTFIGGRMQMLLSKSCFISNQQDYVAAYEESMKCVVLWSINTGERVAVVSTNDAVLDLNGICYNNENYLVSLTQRKMDFLKFV; via the coding sequence atgATGACGATGAAATGACACAGTCTACTGTCAGTTTATCTGGGAGCAGTTGTGATCAAAACTTAGTCAAACCCACGGACGAAACTAATGTTGAAACAGAGCACACCAAAAAtaaggatgatgatgatgatgatggatcTCTGTGTCCTATTTGTTTAGACAATTGGACTAATTCAGGAGATCGTCGAATATGTGCGTTAAAGTGTGGTCATGTTTTCTGCTATAAGTGTGTGTACAGATGGTTGGATACTCAACAACAAAAGTCATGTCCCACTTGTAAGAAACCTGCCAGCAAATCAGAAATAAGACTAATATACGCTAAGAAACTTATTGCAATTGATAATTCTGAACTAGAAATAATGAAAGAACGATTATATGTAACAACAGAAGAAAAAAATAGACTTCAAGTAGACTTAGCGAACTACGTAACTCGTGAAGGAATTTTAAAACAGGAAATAAGTACTTTAAGAACACAAATTGTTGAATTAAGTAAAAATCGAGTACAAAGTTGCTCTGACAGTATGTACAACAAAAAATATGAACCGGACAAACGGCCCATTAAACTATATACCGACAAATCTTTGGAAATTTGCCGACACAGCGGATGTAGAGTTTTCGACACCAATACTCAAATAGATTTAATAATAGCGTCGTCTAAGTCCCCGATCGACTTATTTTCAGGTTTTGGTATTAAGAAAGTTGACATGTCAACGTACAAACCACTTGCTTTCATTCCTCTTCATAGCCAACAAATTAGAGATGTACGTTTTCATCCTGTTAATCGTTCGGTATTAACGGCGTCCATGGATAAGAGTTTTAGAATTGTAGATATTCACAGCAATATAGTAATTTCCTCCTCGACGCTAAATATGCCCTTGTGGTCGACGTGTTGGGATAGTAAGGACCCAAATCTGTTTTATATAGGCACACAAACAGGAAGTGTACTTAAGTATGACATTCGCAATTTTCAAGAACCTGTATGTACCCTCTCAGTTCCTGGCGATATGTCACCTGTGGTATCAATAGCGTCGATACCTCCAACACCTGAAGAGCGTTTTCCGTGTGGAGCTCTTATCCTGTGTAAACTTAATTCTTTGTGGCTGTTTGAAGACTGTAGAAATGACTATAAAAGAGACGCTCTACCTCTAAGTGGACCATTTATTAGTATGAAATATAATAGCTCGCTTAAACAACTCCTCGTTTCTTCTAGACCAAATAACGTAGTTTCTCACACTAGACATTCCGTATTTACACTCAATAAAACAAGTGAGGGGGAAGTAGTTTGTAATACGACACACACGTTTATAGGCGGAAGAATGCAAATGTTGTTATCTAAATCCTGTTTTATTTCAAATCAGCAGGACTATGTTGCGGCTTATGAGGAATCCATGAAGTGTGTAGTCTTGTGGAGCATAAATACAGGCGAGAGAGTTGCAGTCGTATCAACAAATGATGCGGTATTAGATTTAAATGGCATTTGCTACAATAACGAGAACTATTTGGTATCCTTAACGCAGCGCAAAATGGATTTTTTAAAGTTTGTctaa